One Festucalex cinctus isolate MCC-2025b chromosome 1, RoL_Fcin_1.0, whole genome shotgun sequence genomic region harbors:
- the ppl gene encoding periplakin, whose translation MNKSKKSSKSQIVSSVKQTVNSTELTALIEKLQRNADKVEKNIYDVEENLNKDVSKINEGKQPLYQEDTNKRLLNSLDLLVGLDEDAVNAKRLQHPQAEMIEQDMRQLRERVNKLRLDHGHIYQLIRTEGVPTINWGNMMDEKLDNLSNKGFGQDLPTVENDVEEHNIFHSEVEALAPHISAGGDKDYVSGLQMKYNKLLALSSDRRRHLLSLRDYMQRCTNELYWMDQQADERINYDWSDSNLDYPARQRQYENFIGKCLESKEGTITKLNEDGEKLIASKHPGANVIEAHMEAVHADWKEYLNLLICEENHLKHMDEYHKYRKDARDTQDLLKRLDTEVKQKYNPEFKDVYQMEGLIRELDDQSKAMDNFDERVKSLQKRGLQILPLKSRRESTSKLLPVESLCDFDTDEGQIVRGNKYSLLRNNGSKWDVKDAAGQKFSAPAVCFIIPPTDIEAVALADNLAGQQNALKQKMGDSKAGLLKRFDELKKSSGGADKQEQQCRQLMAELDKVARQMDIQERAIQARMRPPLELKKPLQESGDRMQDLRDIEIAVHRIDPEKTAKIQEAKNFLVSNPTSASAPHLHSKADDVNKKYNYLEQLLQCSQEKMKNSNQLEASLQNGMTLLSSYENRLAREDIAPSDMSSLEKTQRELAEIASDLRSKRSVLNETEQNLRLAKNGADQMAIKFREHCPDIDRQEADVQKLNKRFNILNNQIDARSQSLQRAKMSYNNYHTDYNNMNNWLARIPNYDPSETDDIKQLENKLKNQRNLLSEIARKEPEMNNLSKNSRLYQQAIKDYEGQTEKFRSILDLDDGLVPQTYKRSRTESPALVVKAEEAAIEAKYTEVNALNKLRLSNLEYTHGLLNQQPDIAVIQSKSLQSVNAAAPGGELWRIKKQLQDEIQRREQLEKEIEIIQTDIYVLEGQKPQDTIVKKELIKKVPDPQLDEELYKVQQKLSEERRLTHVLDNDLEVLKLKLRGLETEVKEGAQQYMVKEVLRIERDRGQEEEMRKLREELDELRRQKLIKDNELIQIQKQVTILAEEKNKEHEVIKEEEVIKVQNDPQLETEYKVLLNRRQKETDGRKQLEDELKFLQEKLRRLEKEKSMAEEKIFVKEVLKVEKDINLEREVENFRRQYEDEKTKRRSSQRERTDLQRKIASLEEEKSKVVIQEKMREIVRPDPKAENEVANLRLELVEQQRRYKDAEMQLRSLQDELNMLKNRGPLVEVKEIIKEVIKYKTDPQTERELERLRNEIVDKTHQTEKSEMEIRQLNDEIQRWKDMKPQVQTKEVVNEVLQYREDPKTKEEVEILKRKLADEQSKRLELERERSSQEERIRLKKIELSQVREKFVQQEVVKMEEDAMLRSECETFIQNINNEQRQKDNLKAELYQLQRLKADLEMQLEELERERKARREAELEIQRLRVRLTELEMRDKENREKVTVKQKVVLQQDPQQEKEHSILKLQLDEERHKRILLEKELNALIQQQVTLEKMDVKERIVRTEKVQVEKDPEAELEIENLKRTLEEEKRRKRELDQELVTVTSRLSEIEFSNTKSSKELDYIRDESSRLQHENQRLQNEIRKLRSEIEITSKETQLITESAPREDGKNLELRLESLQRELAELRGITIKKDEEIERLQKNLSAVRTKREQRESHLRRSIVVIDPDTGKEMRPEEAFKLGLIDWKMFVNLQSQECDWEEITLKGPKGESSVLHDRKSGKKFSIDDALSLGHITNHQLQQYMNKQLTIQEFGALVSGKNK comes from the exons TGTTAACTCGACAGAGTTGACAGCTCTGATCGAGAAGCTGCAGAGGAATGCCGATAAAGTGGAGAAGAACATCTATGATGTGGAGGAGAACCTCAACAAG GATGTTAGTAAGATCAACGAGGGCAAGCAGCCACTGTATCAGGAGGACACCAACAAGCGACTCCTCAATTCTCTGGACCTGCTCGTAGGCCTGGATGAGGATGCTGTCAATGCCAAGCGCCTTCAGCATCCTCAGGCAGAGATGATAGAACAAGA CATGAGGCAGCTGCGTGAGAGAGTGAATAAGCTGAGACTTGACCATGGCCACATCTACCAACTCATCCGCACTGAGGGGGTGCCCACCATCAACTGGGGCAACATGATGGATGAGAAACTG GACAATCTGAGCAACAAGGGCTTTGGCCAGGACCTACCAACTGTGGAGAATGATGTGGAGGAGCACAACATCTTCCATAGTGAGGTGGAGGCTTTGGCTCCTCACATTTCTGCTGGTGGTGACAAG GACTATGTCAGTGGCCTCCAGATGAAGTACAACAAACTGCTG GCCCTTTCCAGCGATCGCCGGCGTCACTTGCTGAGCCTGCGTGACTACATGCAACGCTGCACCAATGAGCTTTACTGGATGGACCAGCAGGCTGATGAGAGAATCAACTACGACTGGAGTGACAGCAACCTAGATTATCCTGCCCGCCAGAGGCAGTACGAG AACTTCATCGGCAAATGTCTGGAATCCAAGGAGGGAACAATCACCAAGcttaatgaagatggagaaAAGTTGATTGCATCAAAGCATCCAGGGGCAAATGTTATTGAG GCTCATATGGAGGCGGTGCATGCTGACTGGAAGGAGTACCTGAATCTGCTCATTTGTGAGGAAAATCACCTGAAACACATGGACGAGTACCACAAG TATCGCAAGGACGCACGTGACACCCAGGACCTGTTGAAGCGACTGGACACAGAGGTGAAACAGAAGTACAACCCCGAGTTTAAGGATGTGTACCAGATGGAGGGTCTGATCAGAGAGCTGGAT GATCAATCCAAGGCCATGGATAACTTTGATGAGCGGGTCAAGTCTCTTCAGAAGCGTGGTCTGCAAATTTTGCCTCTGAAATCCAGACGAGAGAGCACTTCAAAGCTTCTCCCCGTTGAGTCTCTTTGCGATTTCGACACAGATGAG GGGCAAATTGTGCGTGGGAACAAATACAGTCTGCTTCGCAACAATGGAAGCAAGTGGGACGTGAAGGACGCAGCTGGACAAAAATTCTCTGCTCCAGCTGTCTGTTTCATTATTCCCCCCACAGACATTGAGGCAGTGGCCCTCGCTGACAA CCTGGCCGGACAGCAGAATGCTCTCAAGCAAAAGATGGGAGACAGCAAAGCAGGACTACTGAAGCGCTTTGATGAGCTGAAAAAATCCAGTGGCGGCGCAG ACAAACAAGAGCAACAATGCCGCCAGTTGATGGCTGAACTAGATAAGGTTGCCAGACAAATGGACATACAAGAGAGGGCCATTCAAGCTCGAATGCGCCCACCACTGGAGCTGAAGAAGCCACTGCAGGAGAGTGGCGATCGCATGCAGGATTTGAGG GATATTGAAATAGCAGTTCATAGAATTGATCCAGAAAAGACCGCCAAAATACAAGAAGCAAAGAACTTTTTGGTTTCAAACCCGACATCTGCCAGTGCTCCTCACCTTCACAGTAAAGCAGATGACGTCAACAAGAAGTACAACTACTTAGAGCAGCTTCTACAGTGCTCACAGGAAAA AATGAAGAATTCCAACCAGCTGGAGGCCTCACTTCAAAATGGAATGACTTTACTGTCCAGCTATGAGAACAGGCTGGCCAGAGAGGATATTGCTCCTTCTGACATGTCCTCATTAGAAAAAACTCAGCGTGAGCTTGCA GAAATTGCCTCAGACCTAAGGTCCAAGAGGTCAGTGCTCAATGAGACTGAGCAGAACCTGCGTTTGGCCAAAAACGGCGCTGACCAAATGGCCATAAAATTCCGAGAGCATTGCCCTGACATTGACAGGCAGGAAGCTGATGTCCAGAAGCTAAACAAGCGCTTCAACATCCTGAACAATCAGATTGATGCCAG GTCTCAAAGTTTGCAGAGGGCTAAGATGTCATACAACAATTATCACACTGACTATAACAATATGAATAACTGGCTTGCTCGTATTCCAAACTATGACCCATCTGAAACTGATGACATAAAGCAACTGGAGAATAAACTCAAGAATCAGAGG AACTTGCTCTCTGAAATTGCAAGAAAGGAGCCTGAAATGAACAATCTTTCCAAAAATAGTCGACTCTACCAGCAAGCTATCAAA GACTATGAAGGCCAAACTGAGAAGTTTAGATCCATACTAGACCTTGATGATGGACTTGTACCTCAGACATACAAGCGGAGCCGAACGGAATCACCTGCACTGGTAGTCAAAGCAGAG GAAGCTGCTATTGAGGCCAAATATACTGAGGTGAATGCTCTAAACAAACTAAGACTATCAAATCTCGAGTACACGCACGGCCTCCTCAACCAG CAACCAGATATTGCTGTGATCCAGTCTAAAAGTCTCCAATCAGTTAATGCCGCTGCCCCAGGAGGGGAGCTTTGGAGAATTAAGAAGCAGTTGCAAGATGAAATCCAGAGGAGAGAGCAGTTAGAGAAAGAAATTGAGATAATCCAAACTGACATATATGTCCTAGAAGGACAGAAACCTCAGGATACTATTGTCAAGAAGGAGCTAATAAAAAAAGTTCCCGATCCTCAGCTAGATGAGGAATTGTACAAGGTTCAACAGAAGCTTTCAGAGGAACGTCGTCTTACCCATGTTCTGGACAATGACCTCGAGGTACTGAAGTTGAAACTGCGCGGTCTTGAGACCGAAGTCAAGGAAGGAGCACAGCAATATATGGTGAAGGAGGTTCTCAGAATTGAAAGAGACCGTGGTCAGGAAGAGGAGATGCGCAAGCTTCGGGAAGAGTTGGATGAGCTCAGAAGGCAGAAGTTGATTAAAGACAATGAGCTTATTCAGATACAAAAGCAAGTGACAATTCTGGCCGAAGAGAAGAATAAAGAGCATGAAGTTATTAAAGAAGAGGAGGTCATAAAAGTACAAAATGATCCACAACTTGAAACAGAATACAAAGTTCTCTTAAACAGGAGACAAAAAGAAACAGACGGAAGGAAGCAACTGGAGGATGAATTAAAATTCCTTCAAGAGAAACTTCGTAGGCTGGAGAAGGAGAAATCAATGGCAGAGGAGAAGATTTTCGTTAAGGAGGTGCTTAAAGTAGAGAAAGACATTAACCTGGAAAGAGAGGTGGAAAACTTTAGGAGGCAATATGAAGATGAGAAGACCAAGCGGAGATCTTCCCAGAGAGAAAGAACTGACCTCCAAAGGAAAATTGCTAGTCTAGAAGAGGAAAAGTCCAAGGTTGTGATCCAAGAGAAGATGCGGGAAATTGTCCGCCCTGACCCCAAGGCCGAGAATGAGGTGGCCAATCTGCGACTTGAACTTGTCGAGCAGCAGAGGCGCTATAAAGATGCAGAAATGCAGCTTAGGTCTCTGCAGGATGAGCTGAACATGCTCAAGAACAGGGGACCTCTAGTGGAGGTCAAGGAGATCATCAAAGAGGTCATCAAGTACAAGACAGATCCACAGACTGAAAGAGAACTTGAGAGACTTCGTAATGAAATTGTTGACAAAACTCACCAGACTGAGAAATCTGAGATGGAGATCCGCCAACTTAATGATGAAATTCAAAGATGGAAAGACATGAAACCTCAAGTACAGACAAAAGAGGTTGTCAATGAAGTGCTCCAGTACAGAGAGGATCCAAAAACTAAGGAGGAGGTTGAGATCCTTAAAAGAAAATTGGCCGATGAACAGTCGAAACGTCTCGAACTTGAGAGAGAAAGGTCATCACAAGAGGAAAGGATCAGACTGAAGAAGATAGAGCTGTCTCAGGTCCGTGAGAAATTTGTTCAGCAGGAAGTGGTCAAGATGGAAGAGGATGCTATGCTTCGATCAGAGTGCGAAACCTTCATACAAAACATTAACAATGAGCAGAGACAGAAGGATAATCTGAAAGCAGAACTCTATCAACTGCAAAGACTGAAGGCTGACTTGGAAATGCAGTTGGAAGAACTTGAGCGTGAGCGTAAGGCAAGACGTGAAGCTGAATTGGAGATCCAGAGGCTTCGGGTCAGACTTACTGAGCTGGAGATGAGAGATAAGGAAAATCGTGAGAAGGTGACTGTCAAACAAAAGGTAGTCCTGCAGCAGGATCCCCAACAAGAGAAGGAACACTCTATTCTCAAACTTCAGTTGGATGAAGAGAGGCATAAACGCATATTGCTTGAGAAAGAACTGAATGCGCTGATCCAGCAGCAGGTCACCTTGGAGAAGATGGATGTGAAAGAAAGAATTGTTCGCACAGAGAAGGTACAGGTTGAGAAAGATCCAGAGGCTGAGCTTGAGATTGAGAACCTGAAGAGAACtctggaggaggagaagaggagAAAGAGAGAACTTGACCAAGAGTTGGTAACTGTCACCTCCAGGCTCTCTGAGATAGAATTTTCCAACACCAAGTCAAGTAAGGAGCTGGACTACATCCGCGATGAAAGTAGTCGTTTGCAGCACGAAAACCAAAGACTTCAGAATGAAATTCGCAAGCTTCGTTCTGAGATTGAGATCACCAGCAAAGAGACTCAACTTATCACCGAGTCTGCGCCAAGAGAAGATGGAAAGAACCTGGAGTTGAGGCTTGAGTCGCTACAGAGAGAACTTGCAGAGCTCAGAGGCATAACTATCAAAAAAGACGAGGAGATAGAGAGGCTACAAAAGAATCTGTCAGCTGTTAGAACGAAGAGAGAACAGAGAGAAAGCCATCTGCGAAGGTCTATTGTTGTTATTGACCCAGACACAGGAAAAGAAATGCGACCGGAGGAAGCATTTAAGCTGGGGCTGATCGACTGGAAGATGTTTGTCAACCTGCAAAGCCAGGAGTGTGATTGGGAGGAGATCACACTCAAGGGTCCCAAGGGAGAATCATCTGTACTCCATGATAGGAAATCAGGGAAAAAATTCTCCATTGATGATGCTTTGAGTCTTGGGCATATCACAAATCATCAGCTTCAGCAGTACATGAACAAACAACTAACCATCCAAGAGTTTGGTGCATTGGTGTCGGGAAAGAACAAGTAA